A window of Oncorhynchus masou masou isolate Uvic2021 unplaced genomic scaffold, UVic_Omas_1.1 unplaced_scaffold_1804, whole genome shotgun sequence genomic DNA:
TTTGAAGGTTTCCTCAAGtgctgtcgcaaaaaccatcaagcgctatgatgaaactggctctcttgaggaccaccacaggacaggaagacccaaTTACCTCTGCTGaaggttcattagagttaactgcacctcagattgcagcccaaataaatgcttcacagagttcaagtaacagacacatctcaacatcaactgttcagaggagactgtgtgaatcagaccttcatggtcgaattgctgcaaagaaaccactactaaaggacatcaataaggagaaacttgcttgggccaagaaatacgagcaatggactttagaccgatggaaatctatgctttggtctgatgagtccaaacgtgagatttttggttccaactgccgtatTTCCAactgagtaggtgaacggatgagctacgcatgtgtggttcccaccgtgaagcatggaggaggaggtgtgatggtgcttttctggtgacactgacTGATTTATTGAGAATTCAAGgcccacttaaccagcatggctgcagtgatacaccatcccatctggtttgtgcttagtggcaCTATTCGTTTTTCAACAAAGGgctaaggactatttgaccaaggagagtgattgagtgctgcatcagatgacctggcctccacaatcaaattacctggcctccacaatcacctgacctcaacccaattgagatggtttgggatgagttggaccgcagagtgaaggaaaagtagccaacaagtactcagcatatgtgggaactccttcaagactgttggaaaagcattcctcatgaagatgcttgagagaatgccaagagtgtgcaaagctgtcaaagggtggctactttgaagaatctaaaatatattttgatttgtttaactttttgttgttgttggttactacatgattccatagtttaatatcttcactattattctacaatgaatgacatagtaaaaaaataaaaaccctggtatgagtaggtgtgtccaaacttttgactggtactgaatgtaAATTTGATTTTCTGTATTTGATTTTCAGTAAATTTGCATACAtttctaaacatgttttcactttgtcgttatggggtattgtgtgtaaatgctGAATTCAGGCAGTGACTATGTTAAATCAAGAAGAAAATGTGTCAATGGAGACACTGAAGGAGACCAAGTCATAAACTTCTCCATTCCCCTGATCAGGTCTGTGGGCGGTGCTGAACAACGCAGGTGTGTCTACGTTTGGAGAGGTGGAGTTTACGACCATGGAGACGTACCGGCAGGTGTCAGAGGTCAACCTGTGGGGGGTTATCAGGGTCACCAAGGCCCTCCTGCCCCTCATCCGTAGGGCCAAAGGTCAGCCACACGCAACTGCTTCAGACACAAGTACTAAAtaactaccgccctgtagcagtcacatctgtaatcatgaagtgctttaataggctggtcatggctcacattaactcCACCATCCCATACatcctagacacactccaattttcACACCACCCCACCCGATCCATAGATGAGacgatctctattgcactccacactgtgcTCACCCAtctagataagaggaatacctatgtgagaatgctgttcattgactacagctcagtgttaaaCACCCATTGCCCCCTCCATGCTTGTCACCAAGCTTAAGACCAGGGGACTGAagaccttcctctgcaactggatcctggacttcctgatgggccacccctaggtggtgagggtaggtaacaacacctccaccacactgaccctcaacacgggggccactcaggggtgcgtgcttagtcccctcctgtactccctgttcacccacggttGTGTGGCCAAACACatttccaacaccatcatcaagtttgcctgATCACCggcgacgatgagacagcctacagggaggagggcagtgtggtgccagagcaACAACCTCTTCCTCGACATCAGTAAGACAAACGAGATGAgtgtggactataggaaacgAGCGGGCGAGCACGCCCCCTTCCACATGGACTacagtggagcgggtcgagagcatCAAGTTCCTGTCCAAATCACTAAGAacttaaaatggtccacacaGTCGTGAAAAAGGCCCAATatcacctattctccctcagatTCTGAAAgttgtacagctgcaccatcgaaagcatattgactggttgcatcaccgcctggtgtgGCAACAGCACCGCCCTCGATCGCATGGAGAGTGGtgcagacagcccagtacatcactggggccatccaggacctctaatcAGGCGGTGTAAAAGGATGCCCAGCCACCCAAACCATGGTCTAACACCCAACAGACTCCTGAACAGCATctagactgctaaatagctaacagaatGGTAACACAGACTGAGTTGACCCTTGTATTTTCTctaacacacacataacatgcacatttatactgactctacgtACACTCACATacaatgttacagccttattctaaaatatatatataaaaaaataataataataaaataaaaaaatccaatgtttaggtggtggtggtggtggtacggAGCTCTGTTTAGGTGGTGGTGGTACGGGGCTCTgtttaggtggtggtggtggtacggAGCTCTgtttaggtggtggtggtggtacggGGGCTCTgtttaggtggtggtggtggtacggAGCTCTGTTTAGGTGGTGGTGGTACGGGGCTCTgtttaggtggtggtggtggtacggAGCTCTGTTTAGGTGGTGGTGGTACGGGGCTCTGTTTAGGTGCTGGTGGTGGTACGGGGGCTCTgtttaggtggtggtggtggtacggGGCTCTgtttaggtggtggtggtggtacggAGCTCTgtttaggtggtggtggtggtacggGGCTCTgtttaggtggtggtggtggtacggGGCTCTgtttaggtggtggtggtggtacggGGCTCTgtttaggtggtggtggtggtacggAGCTCTGTttaggtggtgatggtggtacgGGGGGGCTCTGTTTAAGTGGTGGTGGTACGGGGGCTCTGTTTAGGTGGTGGTACGGGGGCTCTgtttaggtggtggtggtggtacggAGGCTCTgtttaggtggtggtggtggtacggGGGGGCTCTGTTTAGGTGGTGGTGGTACGGGGGCTCTgtttaggtggtggtggtggtacggAGGCTCTGTTTAGGTGGTGGTACGGGGCTCTgtttaggtggtggtggtggtacggGGGCTCTGTTTAGGCAGTGGTGGTGGTATGGGAGCTCTgtttaggtggtggtggtggtggtggtatgggaGCTCTgtttaggtggtggtggtggtacggGGGCTATGTTTAGGTGGTGGTGGTGCGGGGGCTCTGTTTAGGTGGTGGTGGTACGGGGGCTCTGTTTAGGTGGTGGTGGTGCGGGGGCTCTGTTTAGGTGGTGTTGGTACGGGGGCTCTGTTTAGGTGGTGGTGGTACGGGGGCTCTgtttaggtggtggtggtggtacaggggCTCTGTTTAGGTGGTGGTGGTGCGGGGGCTCTGTTTGGGCCGCGGTGGTACGGGGGCTCTGTTTAGGCAAAATGTTGTTTGTGTGGAATGTAATGTACTGCATCGAGCTGGTAGAAAATGAGTGACTACCTGACTGGCACTTTGGTCAATCAGTCGCTGTTCTGTAAAGCTCCTGAAGAATGTTTTTAAGAGGCAAGTTGGACTGTAGAGGCATGTCACTGGAGCATTCACTAACAGGCTCAGAGCTTGGGTTCATACTGCTTTTCTTCTTGACATAAAAAGTGAAAAGGTAGACTCGGCGTTATGTTGTTGTCACCAGCAGCACCTCAGATATTCATATGAGAGTGATGCAATACTTTTCCGTGTTTCAACGCTCTTCGTTGTTTCAGAAATCGATTGCTGTTTACTTTGTGCATTGATGAATCTACCTTTTTTAATGTGTTCTAAATCACTGTGTTAAATAGGTATTGATCTATGTAATAACCTAATGCCACTGTATTGTTAAATATGTATTGATCTAATGCCACTGTTGTTAAATAGATATTGATCTATGTAATAACCTAATGCCACTGTGTTGTTAAATATATATTGATCTATGTAATAACCTAATGCCACTGTGTTGTTAAATAGATATTGATCAACGTAATAACCTAATGCCACTGTGTTGCAGGTCGTGTGGTCAACCTGGCCAGTATGTATGGGCGGATGGGCAATGCCCTGCGTTCTCCATACTGCGTATCTAAGTATGGCGTGGAAGCGTTCTCCGACTGTCTACGTTACGAGATGAAGGCCTGGGGCGTCAAGGTCTCCGTCATCGAGCCGGGGAACTTCATTGTGGCAACGGGCATCCTGACCCGGGACATTGTGGCGACCACGGCCGATAAACTGTGGCGCGAGGCGCCCCCTGGTGTCCAGGAGGACTATGGCCACGCCCACTTCGACAAACACATGGCTGTGATGAGGTCATACTGTAGCAGCGGACAGAAAGATGTCCAGCCCGTCCTAGATGACATCACCGACGCCATCACGTCACGCCGCCCGTTCACGCGCTATAACCCCATGGAGCCTCACTGGTGGATCAGAATGCAGGTGATGGCACACCTACCGGCCGCCATCTCCGACCGTCTCTACTTCTGACCTGGAGGATCCCCGTCTCTGATCGTCTCCATACGTACACTGTATCCTATTGCATTAGGGTTCCGTTCCACTTTAGAGTCGAAAACTGGGCAATTCCCTATGGAAAATTACAAGCGATCGATTCTCAATATGTTAATCTCATTTGAATGAATTTCCTGACTTGACTGATTTAACCATTTCTGTTCTCCTTGGATCATGAGGTCCAGAGCCCACTGCTGTAGCTAAGGATTCCTTCACACTGGAAATCTCAGTGATAGTGCATAATGTTCAAAATGGCTCAATTGTCCTATCTACAATATATATGTTATTCACCCCCTTGGAAATgggattttttcttcttcttcagtaATAAATGAAGCTGTAATATTCAAGTGATGAAGCTGATGTTTGGAGGTTATATTGGCGCGGGTGTTAGGCCCGAGGTAAACACCAGCTCCCAGGGCATTAGCGCTTTTATACGGGTTATTAACATATTTTCATAAACAATATTTTGATGAATTTACTCACACAGTTTCATCCTTCCacgagatatagtcccgacacaaatctaggattgctacccaagccggctggtcgttcatTCTATCGGTTCGGTGTCTagggacgagacccagtcgttgtCCTTTTGTTCTGTGTCtagggacgcgacccagtcgttgtCCTTTTGTTCTGTGTCtagggacgcgacccagtcgttgtCCTTTTGTTCTGTGTCtagggacgcgacccagtcgttgtccttgttgttctgtatctatggacgagacccagtcgttgtCCTTTTGTTCTGTGTCtagggacgcgacccagtcgttgtCCTTTTGTTCTGTGTCtagggacgcgacccagtcgttgtCCTTTTGTTCTGTGTCtagggacgcgacccagtcgttgtCCTTTTGTTCTGTGTCtagggacgcgacccagtcgttgtCCTTTTGTTCTGTGTCtagggacgcgacccagtcgttgtCCTTTTGTTCTGTGTCtagggacgcgacccagtcgttgtCCTTTTGTTCTGTGTCtagggacgcgacccagtcgttgtCCTTGTTGTTCTgcatctatggacgagacccagtcgttgtTCTTTTGTTCTGTGTCTagggacgagacccagtcgttgtCCTTTTGTTCTGTGTCTAGGGACgcaacccagtcgttcgttctaaatgttccattgccatgaTGGCTGGCAATGATCTTATCCCCTGCTTGCTATTTGGCTAACACCGTCATGTCAAACAGTGTAGCCAGAATAACAGCACAGTAGCTGgagtttaagctgttttctagtgactcTTTTGGGATAcctccataacaatgagctaatgatttCTCCTGGCATGGAATGCTggctggttctctctctctctctctcttccccccctccccccaaactgAAACTGGAATGACAGCAAATGAGCTACAGTTACTGTTTTTCTGTTGACATTTTGTTTGTATagatccataaaaatgatgctgaGTTATGATTTCGACTGTCTGAGAGAAGCTGCCTGTTTGTCCCGACATGTTCATTAACAGCTGGAGATCCAATTTCAATATTGTATTTaaaacaattttttattttttttgcaaacaCAAGGTTATTacaaatctccactgttgaaaacCAATTGTTaatctaaaagaaatgtgagataatgtctagatgctttttatagtggagatcaagtttataagtTGTCtggttgggctgatgagacagtggattgcttAAGAGTAAATAGACATTTTAGCGTCGTAGATTTAGCCTGTGGTAACTTGTAGACCATGGCTGGAATGTGGTTTCAACCAACCAGGATTAGACTCGCCCATATAAACCTTGATTGAGATAAGTCTTCAACCCTCTGACACAATACATGTTACAATCAcattttggcagcgattacagctgtgagtcttcttgggttggTATCGAAGGGACGATTCAGTCTGAGGAAAGGCCTTCGCACTTCTCAGTTGCTATTCAGACTTACCAAGCACGTATTGCATTCTACAGGCTACCATTCCCTCAATGAATAAATATCATTCAATCACTGACAAACCTCCCACTTGCTGGCTAACCGATTATTTTCAGTCCATTTATCgaaagccatccctttaaatatgCTGCACCttttttacattttcattttGTCTACAGACTCAGACTATCGTGAGATGGGTTGAGAATATTATGGATAAATGAAATTAAGCATCTAAATCGATTTATCTCTTTCAGCACCAACTCGTACATTTTTGTGGATTGTTTGGGGCCGATGTTAGGAAAGAGAATCATTCTGAATCAGCCTTTACGTATTAAATATATTATTGAATCCAAAATAGTGTTTTTCATCCTGAAAGTTGCCTTATTCAAGTTCAATCCATAAAATATTGGaaggtttatttattttttatttcacctttatttaaccaggtaggctagttgagaacaagttctcatttgcaactgcaacctggccaagataaagcttagcagtgtgagcagacaacacagagttacacatggattaaacaataaacaagtcaataacacagtagaaaaaaggcgagtctatatacattgtgtgcaaaaggcatgaggaggtaggcgaataattacaaccttgcagattagcactggagtgataaatgatcagatggtcatgtacaggtagagatactggtgtgcaaaagagcagaaaagtaaataaataaaaacagtgttgggatgaggtaggtgaaaatgggtgggctatttaccgatagactatgtacagctgcagcgatcggatagctgctcagatagcacatgtttgaagttggtgagggagataaaagtctccaacttcagggatttttgcaattcgttccagtcacaggcagcagagtactggaggTGGGAAAATGTGGACAATAGTCGTATGAACTAAACATGGAACTGTGATGAACCGTTCGGCAGGTTTAAACTGCTACGTCCGAGTTCCATAAGGACTCTAATAGACACTAATATAAATGACACTAATAGACACTAGACCTAATGTCACCCTGGAACAACGACAGACGACCGAGGAAGGAAGGGGAATGGTGCTAAATGTAGGAAACTATAGTGAAAGTTAGAACTGCATGTGGGTATTACTGACGGTGGCTCCCGATAGTGGCTCATATTTAACATGATACACATTGTAAAGATAGAATGTTTTCATTGTTTTCTCAGTTTAAGGAGAATAAATCAGCTGCAGGTTTGGCCATTTAAAGGCCTCTAGATTGGGTCTTCAAATGTCAATCCCTGCAAGTTATTAGGGCATAACAGCTATTTATAGTCTATTTCACTGTGGAAAGGGGCCGTAACACATCTCATGTTGATATGACTTTAATTTGGCCTCTATCTGACTGttttcacatttgtctccaggAAGAATAATCTAGACCAGTTACTATATGTAGGCTATCTCCAAACAGCTTACTCATTTTAcctagtggcagggtagcctcgtggttagagctaTCTCCAAACAGCTTACTCATTTTAcctagtggcagggtagcctcgtggttagagctaTCTCCAAACAGCTTACTCATTTTAcctagtggcagggtagcctcgtggttagagctaTCTCCAAACAGCTTACTCATTTTAcctagcggcagggtagcctcgtggttagagctaTCTCCAAACAGCTTACTCATTTTAcctagtggcagggtagcctcgtgttTAGAGCTATCTCCAAACAGCTTTTACTCATTTTAcctagtggcagggtagcctcgtggttagagctaTCTCCAAACAGCTTACTCATTTTAcctagtggcagggtagcctcgtggttagagctaTCTCCAAACAGCTTACTCATTTTAcctagtggcagggtagcctcgtggttagagctaTCTCCAAACAGCTTACTCATTTTAcctagtggcagggtagcctcgtggttagagctaTCTCCAAACAGCTTACTCATTTTAcctagcggcagggtagcctcgtggttagagcaagttcaaatcccagagctgacaaggtacaaatctgtcgttctgcccctgaacaaggcagttccccGGTaagccgttattgaaaataagaatgtgttcttaactgacttccctagttaaataaattattGATTATAAATGACAATGAATGGCGTTATTTCTATTAAGAATAAAATGAGGGTACTGGGCGGGTGTTTAATTATGACGATTCTGTTACAAAACGTTTCTTAAGCAAATGGCACGAAATGGGGAGGGACCTACctaaatttgtccaatagaaactcttgttttatTAGCAAAACAGAACAAATGATTACACACTAGAGGCAGGCAAGAGGGTGTAAGGCAGTATTTAATGTTCTCACTggctgtcaccttgattactcaaattaTTCTCTCAACCTTTTCACCtgcattgtaaactttcattctaAGTctgttgtagcaacctcatgatgggtataggtcAAATTAGAGTATCATGTCGTGGCCTAAACATATCGATgatacattgaactgggtgaatatgaatgacagtaacctaaacctgtcactgttacattgaactgggtgaatatgaatgacagtaacctaaacctgtcactgttacattgaactgggtgaatatgaatgacagtaacctaaacctgtcactgttacattgatctgggtgaatatgaatgacagtaacctaaacctattgatgttacattgaactgggtgaatatgaatgacagtaacctaaacctggcactgttacattgaactgggtgaatatgaatgacagtaacataaacctattgatgttacattgatctgggtgaatatgaatgacagtaacctaaacccatcactgttacattgaactgggtgaatatgaatgacagtaacctaaacccatcactgttacattgaactgggtgaatatgaatgacagtcatccactATGCTGTAATAGATATAAGGCCGTCCTCATGAAAATAAATAATTGTCCTCAATCTCAAACTGCACCAACCGTAGACAGGAAAGTGTATAAAAAGCCAACACAGTGATGCGGACTGAACTGAACTTCCCCctgagagctttccacacctcAATTGTGCAAAAGTCTACATATTTTCAAGCAAACTAGGCCACTCAGCAACAtgcaatgtcatcttggtaaggcACTCCAGTTTTATGTAGCCTGGTGTGTCAGGTTCGGACGAGGCAGTTGCTCAGTGAcatgttggatttgccccaaacataagccTTGTTATATACAGGATGCTTGTTTTGTTGAGGCGTCCTCGGCTATCTCCTGCCATTACACTCTGTAGTGGTTTTAAACTCACCAAGGTCTCGTGGTATTGTCCTTCCTGCCCTCCGTTCAGAAGGAGGACTGTATACTTGTTGTGTCTGGGTGGCAATGAGACTTTCAAAAACGCTCCCTGCTCTTTGTAGtttaatctgtgcttgaaattcaatagtTGACCGAGGGACCTTTagtatgtataggggacagatgAAGGGGTAGTCAATCAGGAATCATGTCAATCCCTACTATTCTATACAGTATAGGTCATTTATAATTTGTTAAGTAACTATTTACTCCTGAACTCATTTAGGTTTGCTTAAACAAAGGGGGTGAATTTTTATGCAATGATTTTTGTTATTTGTTTTTATGAATTTGTAGAAATGTATTTTGTGTAGAACAATAAATAAAATCACAATCAAATCCATTCCAATCCaattttaacacaacaaaatccaAGGGCTGAATACTTGAGATTAGGGTGTTTAATATGACCTGTCACTGTCTGACTTATTATAAATGATGCAATGCCTTGACATTCATACGTTTCCATTCAATTATGAAAAATGTAATCGAAAAGAGGACACTAGCTGTCCAGTGTtaactgttggttctgaggaggataacctctctctgttctactgttggttctgaggataacctcgctctgttctactgttgtttctgaggaggataacctcgctctgttctactgttggttctgaggaggataacatctctctgttctactgttggttctgaggataacctctctctgttctactgttgtttctgaggaggataacctcgctctgttctactgttggttctgaggataacctctctctctgtcctactgttggttctgaggataacctctctctctgttctactgttggttctgaggataacctctctctctgttctactgttggttctgaggataacctctctctctgttctactgttggttctgagga
This region includes:
- the bdh1 gene encoding D-beta-hydroxybutyrate dehydrogenase, mitochondrial, producing MASLPFVRGALLVSFSVLLTVVLGFGLPALLNAVAKCCGFPETSVSECIVGVYFIFVLYVATPRIPRGKIEVQGKAVFITGCDSGFGHATAKHLHKLGFTVFAGCLFKDKGGEGSKELEEMQSDRMKVVQLDVCSEEQVNRAVDYVNTHLEDSQRGLWAVLNNAGVSTFGEVEFTTMETYRQVSEVNLWGVIRVTKALLPLIRRAKGRVVNLASMYGRMGNALRSPYCVSKYGVEAFSDCLRYEMKAWGVKVSVIEPGNFIVATGILTRDIVATTADKLWREAPPGVQEDYGHAHFDKHMAVMRSYCSSGQKDVQPVLDDITDAITSRRPFTRYNPMEPHWWIRMQVMAHLPAAISDRLYF